The uncultured Bacteroides sp. DNA segment CGTAAATTTAATCAATGAGGCCAAAGCAAGCGGGGTAAAGAAGTTTATTTATGTTTCTGTTTTAAACGGTGATAAGCTCCGTCAACTGAAGATATGTGAAGCCAAAGAGAAGTTAGTTGATTACTTAAAATTATCGGGACTTGACTATTGCATCATTCGCCCTAATGGATTCTTTTCGGATATGGGTGATTTCCTCAAAATGGCTAAGAGCGGAACTGTGTATTTGTTCGGTGATGGAAAACTAAGTTTAAACCCCATTCATGGAGAAGATTTAGCACAAGTATGTATTGATGCTATTAATTCGGATAAGAAAGAAATAAATGTAGGCGGTCCTGATTTGTTATCTCAGAATGTGATTGCGGAACTGGCTTTTAAAGCTTATTCGAAACCAGCTAAGATTATACATTTACCCGATTGGATTAGAAAATCAGTACTTTGGATAGCTAGAACCTTTACCAGTTCGAAAACTTATGGCCCTATTGAATTCTTTATGACAACCATGGTTATGGACATGCAAGCGCCTCAATACGGGACACACAAACTCGAAGACTTTTTCAATGA contains these protein-coding regions:
- a CDS encoding SDR family oxidoreductase; its protein translation is MSKQKVLVAGATGYLGGYITQELASLEDFNTKIIVRNKYKVKSNDPNIEVVEAEVTKAETLTHLFDGVDVVISSVGITRQKDGLTYMDVDYQANVNLINEAKASGVKKFIYVSVLNGDKLRQLKICEAKEKLVDYLKLSGLDYCIIRPNGFFSDMGDFLKMAKSGTVYLFGDGKLSLNPIHGEDLAQVCIDAINSDKKEINVGGPDLLSQNVIAELAFKAYSKPAKIIHLPDWIRKSVLWIARTFTSSKTYGPIEFFMTTMVMDMQAPQYGTHKLEDFFNDQTKKY